One Lepus europaeus isolate LE1 chromosome 7, mLepTim1.pri, whole genome shotgun sequence DNA segment encodes these proteins:
- the VEGFB gene encoding vascular endothelial growth factor B isoform X3, translated as MSPLLLRLLLAALLQLAPAQAPVPQPDAPGHQKKVVSWIDVYARATCQPREVVVPLTVELIGTVAKQLVPSCVTVHRCGGCCPDDGLECVPTGQHQVRMQILMIRYPSSQLGEMSLEEHSQCECRPKKRESAVKADSPRPLCPRCAQRRQRPDPQTCRCHCRRRSFLRCQGRGLELNPDTCRCRKLRR; from the exons ATGAGCCCCCTGCTCCTCCGCCTGCTGCTCGCCGCGCTCCTGCAGCTGGCCCCCGCCCAG GCCCCTGTCCCCCAGCCTGATGCCCCTGGCCACCAGAAGAAAG TGGTGTCATGGATAGATGTGTATGCCCGCGCCACCTGCCAGCCACGGGAGGTGGTGGTGCCCTTGACCGTGGAGCTCATAGGCACTGTGGCCAAGCAGCTGGTGCCCAGCTGTGTGACTGTGCACCGCTGCGGGGGCTGCTGCCCTGACGATGGCCTGGAGTGTGTGCCCACGGGGCAGCACCAGGTCCGAATGCAG ATCCTCATGATCCGGTACCCGAGCAGTCAGCTGGGGGAGATGTCCCTGGAGGAACACAGTCAGTGTGAATGCAG accaaaaaaaagagagagtgctGTGAAGGCCGACAG ccccaggcccctctgcccaCGCTGCGCCCAGCGCCGCCAGCGCCCTGACCCCCAGACCTGCCGCTGCCACTGCCGACGCCGCAGCTTCCTCCGTTGCCAAGGGCGGGGCTTAGAGCTCAACCCAGACACCTGCAG GTGCCGGAAGCTGCGAAGGTGA
- the VEGFB gene encoding vascular endothelial growth factor B isoform X2 produces MSEAPVPQPDAPGHQKKVVSWIDVYARATCQPREVVVPLTVELIGTVAKQLVPSCVTVHRCGGCCPDDGLECVPTGQHQVRMQILMIRYPSSQLGEMSLEEHSQCECRPKKRESAVKADRAATPHHHPQPRSVPGWDSAPGAPSPADVTHPTPAPGPSAHAAPSAASALTPRPAAATADAAASSVAKGGA; encoded by the exons ATGTCGGAGG CCCCTGTCCCCCAGCCTGATGCCCCTGGCCACCAGAAGAAAG TGGTGTCATGGATAGATGTGTATGCCCGCGCCACCTGCCAGCCACGGGAGGTGGTGGTGCCCTTGACCGTGGAGCTCATAGGCACTGTGGCCAAGCAGCTGGTGCCCAGCTGTGTGACTGTGCACCGCTGCGGGGGCTGCTGCCCTGACGATGGCCTGGAGTGTGTGCCCACGGGGCAGCACCAGGTCCGAATGCAG ATCCTCATGATCCGGTACCCGAGCAGTCAGCTGGGGGAGATGTCCCTGGAGGAACACAGTCAGTGTGAATGCAG accaaaaaaaagagagagtgctGTGAAGGCCGACAG GGCTGCCACTCCCCACCACCATCCCCAGCCCCGCTCCGTTCCGGGCTGGGACTCCGCCCCTGGGGCACCCTCCCCAGCTGACGTCACTCATCCcactccagccccaggcccctctgcccaCGCTGCGCCCAGCGCCGCCAGCGCCCTGACCCCCAGACCTGCCGCTGCCACTGCCGACGCCGCAGCTTCCTCCGTTGCCAAGGGCGGGGCTTAG
- the VEGFB gene encoding vascular endothelial growth factor B isoform X1 has translation MSPLLLRLLLAALLQLAPAQAPVPQPDAPGHQKKVVSWIDVYARATCQPREVVVPLTVELIGTVAKQLVPSCVTVHRCGGCCPDDGLECVPTGQHQVRMQILMIRYPSSQLGEMSLEEHSQCECRPKKRESAVKADRAATPHHHPQPRSVPGWDSAPGAPSPADVTHPTPAPGPSAHAAPSAASALTPRPAAATADAAASSVAKGGA, from the exons ATGAGCCCCCTGCTCCTCCGCCTGCTGCTCGCCGCGCTCCTGCAGCTGGCCCCCGCCCAG GCCCCTGTCCCCCAGCCTGATGCCCCTGGCCACCAGAAGAAAG TGGTGTCATGGATAGATGTGTATGCCCGCGCCACCTGCCAGCCACGGGAGGTGGTGGTGCCCTTGACCGTGGAGCTCATAGGCACTGTGGCCAAGCAGCTGGTGCCCAGCTGTGTGACTGTGCACCGCTGCGGGGGCTGCTGCCCTGACGATGGCCTGGAGTGTGTGCCCACGGGGCAGCACCAGGTCCGAATGCAG ATCCTCATGATCCGGTACCCGAGCAGTCAGCTGGGGGAGATGTCCCTGGAGGAACACAGTCAGTGTGAATGCAG accaaaaaaaagagagagtgctGTGAAGGCCGACAG GGCTGCCACTCCCCACCACCATCCCCAGCCCCGCTCCGTTCCGGGCTGGGACTCCGCCCCTGGGGCACCCTCCCCAGCTGACGTCACTCATCCcactccagccccaggcccctctgcccaCGCTGCGCCCAGCGCCGCCAGCGCCCTGACCCCCAGACCTGCCGCTGCCACTGCCGACGCCGCAGCTTCCTCCGTTGCCAAGGGCGGGGCTTAG
- the DNAJC4 gene encoding dnaJ homolog subfamily C member 4 isoform X2, protein MHSPWWAPLPSCPPVAMPPLWSLLPPRLCRRWPRSPPCRLLGAAAAQRSSPRNYYELLGVHPGASAAEVKRAFFAKSKELHPDRDPGNPALHSRFVELSEAYQVLSREQSRRSYDHQLRSASPPKSAGTTAHANPARQTHSSSWEPPNAQYWAQFHGVRPQGPGARQQQHQHNQRVLGYCLLLMLAGMGLHYAAFRKLEQVHRGFMDEKDRIITAIYNDTRARARANRARLQQERLQRQQPAPPGSPRDPRIVPGAPNP, encoded by the exons ATGCACTCCCCGTGGTGGGCTCCTCTCCCCAGCTGCCCGCCCGTCGCCATGCCGCCCCTGTGGTCCCTGCTGCCCCCGCGCCTATGTCGCCGGTGGCCCCGCAGCCCTCCCTGCCGGCTCCTCGGAGCGGCCGCCGCGCAGCG ATCCAGCCCCAGGAATTACTATGAACTGTTGGGGGTGCATcctggtgccagcgctgcagaagTGAAACGCGCCTTCTTCGCCAAGTCCAAAGAG CTGCACCCGGATAGAGACCCTGGAAACCCAGCGCTGCACAGCCGCTTTGTGGAGCTGAGTGAGGCGTACCAGGTGCTCAGCCGTGAGCAGAGCCGCCGCAGCTATGACCACCAGCTCCGCTCAGCTAGCCCCCCAAAGTCTGCAGGGACCACAGCCCACGCCAATCCTGCCCGCCAGACACACAG cagctcctgggaACCCCCCAATGCGCAGTACTGGGCCCAGTTTCACGGTGTGAGGCcgcaggggccgggggccaggcagcagcagcaccagcacaaCCAGCGGGTCCTGGGGTACTGCCTCCTGCTCATGCTGGCTGGCATGGGCCTGCACTACGCCGCCTTCAG gaagctggagcaggtgcACCGTGGCTTCATGGATGAAAAGGACCGGATCATCACGGCCATCTACAACGACACCCGGGCCAGGGCCAG GGCAAACAGGGCGAGGCTCCAGCAGGAGCGACTACAGAGGCAGCAGCCAGCGCCCCCCGGATCTCCCCGGGACCCCAGGATCGTGCCGGGGGCCCCCAACCCTTGA
- the DNAJC4 gene encoding dnaJ homolog subfamily C member 4 isoform X1, producing MHSPWWAPLPSCPPVAMPPLWSLLPPRLCRRWPRSPPCRLLGAAAAQRSSPRNYYELLGVHPGASAAEVKRAFFAKSKELHPDRDPGNPALHSRFVELSEAYQVLSREQSRRSYDHQLRSASPPKSAGTTAHANPARQTHSSWEPPNAQYWAQFHGVRPQGPGARQQQHQHNQRVLGYCLLLMLAGMGLHYAAFRKLEQVHRGFMDEKDRIITAIYNDTRARARANRARLQQERLQRQQPAPPGSPRDPRIVPGAPNP from the exons ATGCACTCCCCGTGGTGGGCTCCTCTCCCCAGCTGCCCGCCCGTCGCCATGCCGCCCCTGTGGTCCCTGCTGCCCCCGCGCCTATGTCGCCGGTGGCCCCGCAGCCCTCCCTGCCGGCTCCTCGGAGCGGCCGCCGCGCAGCG ATCCAGCCCCAGGAATTACTATGAACTGTTGGGGGTGCATcctggtgccagcgctgcagaagTGAAACGCGCCTTCTTCGCCAAGTCCAAAGAG CTGCACCCGGATAGAGACCCTGGAAACCCAGCGCTGCACAGCCGCTTTGTGGAGCTGAGTGAGGCGTACCAGGTGCTCAGCCGTGAGCAGAGCCGCCGCAGCTATGACCACCAGCTCCGCTCAGCTAGCCCCCCAAAGTCTGCAGGGACCACAGCCCACGCCAATCCTGCCCGCCAGACACACAG ctcctgggaACCCCCCAATGCGCAGTACTGGGCCCAGTTTCACGGTGTGAGGCcgcaggggccgggggccaggcagcagcagcaccagcacaaCCAGCGGGTCCTGGGGTACTGCCTCCTGCTCATGCTGGCTGGCATGGGCCTGCACTACGCCGCCTTCAG gaagctggagcaggtgcACCGTGGCTTCATGGATGAAAAGGACCGGATCATCACGGCCATCTACAACGACACCCGGGCCAGGGCCAG GGCAAACAGGGCGAGGCTCCAGCAGGAGCGACTACAGAGGCAGCAGCCAGCGCCCCCCGGATCTCCCCGGGACCCCAGGATCGTGCCGGGGGCCCCCAACCCTTGA
- the NUDT22 gene encoding uridine diphosphate glucose pyrophosphatase NUDT22 isoform X2 has translation MDAEVSLLLQCPAGGLPQEQVRVELSPAHDRRPLPGGDKAITAIWESRLQTQPWLFDAPKFRLHTATLTAPTGSGEPELLLGLGLTSYRDFLGTNWARSAAWLQQQGATDWGDRQAYLADPLGVGAALATADNFLVFLRRSQQVAEAPGLVDVPGGHPEPQALCPGDSPQHKDLPGELVVRELFSSVLQEICDEVNLPLSTLSQPLLLGIARNETSAGRASAEFHVQCSLTSEQVREYYLSGGPEAHESTGIIFVETQRVWRLQETEMWAELCPSAKGAILLYNRVQGSPA, from the exons ATGGATGCTGAGGTGTCGCTGCTCCTTCAGTGCCCTGCGGGTGGCCTGCCCCAGGAGCAGGTGCGGGTCGAGCTGAGTCCAGCCCACGACCGCCGCCCACTGCCAGGAGGGGACAAGGCCATCACTGCCATCTGGGAGAGCCGGCTCCagacccaaccctggctctttGACGCCCCCAAGTTCCGCCTGCACACGGCCACACTGACCGCCCCCACTGGCTCTGGCGAGCCAGAGctgctcctgggcctgggccttaCATCCTACCGAGACTTCCTGGGCACCAACTGGGCCCGCTCAGCTgcctggctgcaacagcagggggcCACCGACTGGGGCGACAGGCAGGCCTATCTGGCGGACCCCCTGGGAGTGGGTGCGGCTCTGGCCACTGCTGACAACTTCCTGGTCTTCCTGCGCCGCTCTCAGCAAGTGGCTGAGGCCCCTGGGCTGGTGGACGTGCCCGGGGGGCACCCTGAGCCCCAG gccctgtgccctgGTGACAGCCCCCAGCACAAGGACCTGCCCGGGGAGCTGGTGGTCCGTGAGCTCTTCTCCAGTGTCCTGCAGGAGATCTGTGACGAG gtgAACTTGCCGCTGTCCACCCtgagccagcccctgctgttgggcATAGCCCGCAACGAGACCAGCGCCGGCCGCGCCAGTGCTGAGTTCCACGTCCA GTGCAGCCTGACCTCTGAGCAGGTCAGGGAGTACTACCTGAGCGGCGGACCCGAGGCCCACGAATCCACAGGGATCATCTTTGTGGAGACACAG CGCGTGTGGAGGCTGCAGGAGACGGAGATGTGGGCCGAGCTCTGCCCCTCGGCCAAGGGCGCCATCCTTCTCTACAACCGCGTGCAGGGGAGTCCCGCCTAG
- the NUDT22 gene encoding uridine diphosphate glucose pyrophosphatase NUDT22 isoform X1, with amino-acid sequence MGVWGGPGCPGGRDARGTAPGTAASRRPRHPADCRWSGQWGAGGLGHPQEVCEKGAAATGPLTPHGPGCVLQSCPVQTMDAEVSLLLQCPAGGLPQEQVRVELSPAHDRRPLPGGDKAITAIWESRLQTQPWLFDAPKFRLHTATLTAPTGSGEPELLLGLGLTSYRDFLGTNWARSAAWLQQQGATDWGDRQAYLADPLGVGAALATADNFLVFLRRSQQVAEAPGLVDVPGGHPEPQALCPGDSPQHKDLPGELVVRELFSSVLQEICDEVNLPLSTLSQPLLLGIARNETSAGRASAEFHVQCSLTSEQVREYYLSGGPEAHESTGIIFVETQRVWRLQETEMWAELCPSAKGAILLYNRVQGSPA; translated from the exons ATGGGCGTTTGGGGGGGCCCGGGATGTCCAGGTGGTAGGGATGCCCGAGGGACTGCTCCAGGGACTGCTGCCAGCAGGCGTCCCAGGCACCCTGCGGACTGTCGGTGGAGCGGTCAGTGGGGTGCAGGAGGGTTGGGGCACCCTCAGGAGGTCTGTGAAAAGGGCGCCGCGGCCACGGGTCCCCTCACCCCTCACGGGCCTGGCTGTGTCCTCCAGAGCTGCCCTGTCCAGACCATGGATGCTGAGGTGTCGCTGCTCCTTCAGTGCCCTGCGGGTGGCCTGCCCCAGGAGCAGGTGCGGGTCGAGCTGAGTCCAGCCCACGACCGCCGCCCACTGCCAGGAGGGGACAAGGCCATCACTGCCATCTGGGAGAGCCGGCTCCagacccaaccctggctctttGACGCCCCCAAGTTCCGCCTGCACACGGCCACACTGACCGCCCCCACTGGCTCTGGCGAGCCAGAGctgctcctgggcctgggccttaCATCCTACCGAGACTTCCTGGGCACCAACTGGGCCCGCTCAGCTgcctggctgcaacagcagggggcCACCGACTGGGGCGACAGGCAGGCCTATCTGGCGGACCCCCTGGGAGTGGGTGCGGCTCTGGCCACTGCTGACAACTTCCTGGTCTTCCTGCGCCGCTCTCAGCAAGTGGCTGAGGCCCCTGGGCTGGTGGACGTGCCCGGGGGGCACCCTGAGCCCCAG gccctgtgccctgGTGACAGCCCCCAGCACAAGGACCTGCCCGGGGAGCTGGTGGTCCGTGAGCTCTTCTCCAGTGTCCTGCAGGAGATCTGTGACGAG gtgAACTTGCCGCTGTCCACCCtgagccagcccctgctgttgggcATAGCCCGCAACGAGACCAGCGCCGGCCGCGCCAGTGCTGAGTTCCACGTCCA GTGCAGCCTGACCTCTGAGCAGGTCAGGGAGTACTACCTGAGCGGCGGACCCGAGGCCCACGAATCCACAGGGATCATCTTTGTGGAGACACAG CGCGTGTGGAGGCTGCAGGAGACGGAGATGTGGGCCGAGCTCTGCCCCTCGGCCAAGGGCGCCATCCTTCTCTACAACCGCGTGCAGGGGAGTCCCGCCTAG
- the TRPT1 gene encoding tRNA 2'-phosphotransferase 1 isoform X1: protein MNSGGRRQEATAPKGRRAHRPREQDRDVQLSKALSYALRHGALKLGLPMGPDGFVPLGALLQLPQFRGFSAEDVQRVVDASEKQRFALQPGDPSTGPLIRANQGHSLQVPELELRPLETPQALPQTLVHGTFWKHWPSILLQGLSCRGRTHIHLAPGLPGDPGVISGMRPHCEVAVFIDGPLALADGIRFFRSANGVILTPGNTHGFLPPKYFKEALQLRPTRKPLSLAEDKQTAGRSGPEHSPRRSRMSQQ, encoded by the exons ATGAACTCtggaggaaggaggcaggaggcaaCAGCGCCCAAGGGTAGAAGGGCTCACAGACCCCGGGAACAG GACCGAGATGTGCAGCTGTCCAAGGCTCTGTCCTATGCCCTGCGCCACGGTGCCTTGAAGCTGGGACTTCCCATGGGGCCTG ATGGCTTCGTGCCCCTGGGCGCCCTCCTGCAGCTGCCACAGTTCCGCGGCTTCTCAGCAGAAGACGTACAGCGCGTGGTGGACGCCAGTGAGAAGCAGCGGTTTGCCCTGCAGCCCGGGGATCCCAGCACCGGCCCTCTCATCCGGGCCAATCAGGGCCACTCCCTGCAG GTGCCGGAGTTGGAGCTCAGGCCTCTGGAGACACCACAGGCCCTGCCGCAGACGCTGGTCCATGGTACTTTCTGGAAACACTGGCCGTCCATCCTGCTCCAGGGCCTGTCCTGCCGAGGAAGAACGCACATCCACCTGGCCCCGGGACTGCCGGGGGACCCTGGCGTCATCAGTG GCATGCGGCCCCACTGCGAAGTGGCCGTGTTCATCGACGGGCCGCTAGCTCTGGCAG ACGGGATCCGCTTCTTCCGCTCGGCCAATGGAGTGATCCTGACCCCAGGGAACACTCACGGCTTCCTGCCGCCCAAGTACTTCAAGGAGGCGCTACAGCTCCGCCCCACCC GAAAGCCCCTCTCCCTGGCTGAGGACAAGCAGACGGCAGGTCGGAGCGGCCCCGAGCACAGCCCCAGACGAAGCAGGATGAgccaacaataa
- the TRPT1 gene encoding tRNA 2'-phosphotransferase 1 isoform X2, translating into MNSGGRRQEATAPKGRRAHRPREQDRDVQLSKALSYALRHGALKLGLPMGPDGFVPLGALLQLPQFRGFSAEDVQRVVDASEKQRFALQPGDPSTGPLIRANQGHSLQVPELELRPLETPQALPQTLVHGTFWKHWPSILLQGLSCRGRTHIHLAPGLPGDPGVISGMRPHCEVAVFIDGPLALAGKPLSLAEDKQTAGRSGPEHSPRRSRMSQQ; encoded by the exons ATGAACTCtggaggaaggaggcaggaggcaaCAGCGCCCAAGGGTAGAAGGGCTCACAGACCCCGGGAACAG GACCGAGATGTGCAGCTGTCCAAGGCTCTGTCCTATGCCCTGCGCCACGGTGCCTTGAAGCTGGGACTTCCCATGGGGCCTG ATGGCTTCGTGCCCCTGGGCGCCCTCCTGCAGCTGCCACAGTTCCGCGGCTTCTCAGCAGAAGACGTACAGCGCGTGGTGGACGCCAGTGAGAAGCAGCGGTTTGCCCTGCAGCCCGGGGATCCCAGCACCGGCCCTCTCATCCGGGCCAATCAGGGCCACTCCCTGCAG GTGCCGGAGTTGGAGCTCAGGCCTCTGGAGACACCACAGGCCCTGCCGCAGACGCTGGTCCATGGTACTTTCTGGAAACACTGGCCGTCCATCCTGCTCCAGGGCCTGTCCTGCCGAGGAAGAACGCACATCCACCTGGCCCCGGGACTGCCGGGGGACCCTGGCGTCATCAGTG GCATGCGGCCCCACTGCGAAGTGGCCGTGTTCATCGACGGGCCGCTAGCTCTGGCAG GAAAGCCCCTCTCCCTGGCTGAGGACAAGCAGACGGCAGGTCGGAGCGGCCCCGAGCACAGCCCCAGACGAAGCAGGATGAgccaacaataa